The following are from one region of the Camarhynchus parvulus chromosome 3, STF_HiC, whole genome shotgun sequence genome:
- the PRSS55 gene encoding serine protease 55 — MLLLTLSCLASLTSSVQAGCGLRPSYESFQSTGKRIGTGTDVTPGEFPWHVSIQSHGKHICGGTIISALWILTAAHCFADELPPDLTVAVGGVNLSLPLEECNPDSLILHEEFNRTSLQNDIALILLSNPIEFSTEKIPVCLPFVCDRDTWQHCWASGWESASAASPVLQKTRVKLISREKCLKHIPHLVEGTMCAETEQGEGQKGGGGGCQVDSGGPLVCSYWDTMKWFQVGIISGGNPNHRILTPVFSYQDWIEKETAIRGKPFFTEGVDSGTHVRVARSRAGTQVVFLGYCLLLFIFLIAIKLL, encoded by the exons atgctgctcctcaccctctcctgtTTAGCTTCCCTGACCAGCAGTGTCCAGGCAG GCTGTGGCCTCCGACCATCCTACGAGTCCTTCCAGAGCACTGGCAAGAGGattgggacagggacagacgTCACCCCTGGGGAATTCCCGTGGCACGTGAGCATCCAGAGCCACGGGAAGCACATCTGTGGAGGCACCATCATCAGTGCCCTGTGGATTTTGACTGCAGCACACTGCTTTGCAGATGAGCT gccACCAGATCTGACGGTGGCAGTGGGGGGAGTGAACCTCAGCCTCCCTCTGGAAGAGTGCAACCCAGACAGCCTGATCCTGCACGAGGAGTTCAACAGAACCAGCCTGCAGAATGACATTGCCCTCATCCTGCTCAGCAACCCCATCGAGTTCAGCACGGAGAAGATTCCCGTCTGCCTGCCCTTCGTGTGTGACAGGGACAcgtggcagcactgctgggcttcTGGCTGGGAGAGCGCCAGTGCAG catcccctgtgctgcagaaaacaaGGGTGAAGCTGATCAGCAGGGAGAAATGCCTGAAGCACATCCCACACCTCGTGGAGGGCACGATGTGTGCTGAGACAGAGCAAGGAGAAGGacaaaaaggaggaggaggaggctgccaG GTGGACAGCGGAGGTCCTCTGGTCTGCAGCTACTGGGACACCATGAAGTGGTTCCAGGTCGGCATCATCAGTGGAGGAAACCCAAACCACAGGATTTTGACACCTGTTTTCAGCTACCAGGACTGGATTGAGAAGGAAACAGCCATAAGGGGAAAGCCTTTCTTCACTGAGGGTGTGGACAGTGGAACACATGTCAGGGTTGCTCgttccagggctgggacacaggtGGTGTTTCTGGGGTATTGTCTCCTTTTATTCATCTTTTTAATAGCAATTAAATTACTCTGA